The following proteins come from a genomic window of Pseudomonas putida:
- a CDS encoding ATP-binding cassette domain-containing protein: protein MIEVRDLLKVFDTRGQVVRAVDNVTTQVAKGEVVVVLGPSGSGKSTFLRCLNGLEHFDQGHVAIDGLQLADPKTDINAYRREVGMVFQHFNLFPHMTVLENLCLAQKVVRKRNKADREAKARALLEKVGIAQKANEFPSRLSGGQQQRVAIARALAMDPKVMLFDEPTSALDPEMVGEVLDVMKTLAQEGMTMVCVTHEMGFAREVADRVLFFDHGKLLEDSAPAAFFAAPKDPRAQAFLRQVL, encoded by the coding sequence GTGATTGAAGTCCGTGACCTGCTGAAAGTCTTCGACACCCGTGGTCAGGTGGTAAGGGCTGTGGATAACGTCACCACTCAGGTCGCCAAGGGCGAAGTGGTGGTGGTGCTCGGGCCATCGGGGTCGGGCAAGTCGACGTTCCTGCGCTGCCTCAACGGCCTGGAGCATTTCGACCAAGGCCATGTGGCCATCGATGGCCTGCAACTGGCCGACCCTAAGACCGACATCAATGCCTATCGCCGCGAAGTCGGCATGGTGTTTCAGCATTTCAACCTGTTTCCGCACATGACCGTGCTGGAAAACCTGTGCCTGGCGCAGAAGGTGGTGCGCAAGCGCAACAAGGCTGACCGCGAGGCCAAGGCCCGGGCGTTGCTGGAAAAGGTCGGTATTGCGCAGAAGGCCAACGAATTCCCGTCCCGGCTTTCCGGCGGTCAGCAGCAGCGGGTAGCGATTGCCCGGGCCCTGGCCATGGACCCGAAAGTGATGCTGTTCGACGAGCCGACCTCAGCGCTCGACCCGGAAATGGTCGGTGAGGTGCTGGACGTGATGAAGACCCTGGCCCAGGAAGGCATGACCATGGTTTGCGTCACCCACGAAATGGGCTTTGCCCGTGAAGTGGCCGACCGCGTGCTGTTCTTCGATCACGGCAAACTGCTGGAAGATTCGGCCCCAGCGGCGTTCTTCGCTGCGCCGAAAGACCCGCGTGCGCAGGCATTCCTGCGCCAGGTGCTGTAA